In Sphingobium sp. EP60837, one genomic interval encodes:
- a CDS encoding type II toxin-antitoxin system VapC family toxin, with the protein MQCSPKRDGDRLARKIAASSARCTSAIAIFQTVAAVARKNSYSVDEARAIVARFLSLAEVTLVPVDEPVGQAARLAFERYGKGRHPASLNMGD; encoded by the coding sequence TTGCAATGCTCACCGAAGAGGGATGGCGACAGGCTCGCGCGCAAGATCGCCGCGTCGTCGGCGCGATGCACGTCTGCGATCGCCATATTCCAGACCGTCGCGGCGGTCGCGCGCAAGAACAGCTACAGCGTCGATGAAGCAAGGGCGATTGTTGCCCGTTTCTTGTCGCTTGCGGAGGTGACGCTGGTTCCGGTCGACGAGCCGGTCGGCCAAGCCGCTCGCCTTGCGTTCGAACGCTACGGAAAAGGGCGGCATCCCGCTAGTCTCAATATGGGCGATTGA
- a CDS encoding MFS transporter has product MKYGKGNASLGSDPWGVMVVLSVIAFLLIGGMLTSLTVYMSVMQPLFLWGEAEMGAGPVALLLGMSAGNLCAGRTMRAVGVRRLFAFGVGMAVCGWVTAGFTWTLASFMAAMALAGLGVGMATIVPGIAVISQSFHRHRGLAIALFIGGCALASATMPMISGRLIAALGWRETFWTIGAAAGLICTGLVYVLPCTRCGPSDGDGAEDLGLTREQALRKPGYWLLAIVLTISQLSLNAILFNLIAYLRHSGFDHADAVTVYSVANFMSLPGLLIGGMASDRISARILLPVILALQAAGTLALLGAGGDPLWQGRTAIALFIMLWGSVAGLPAQAGSMLLTEMIGQRAYPAMLGIIFTINGFVGALAPVAVGWAFEASGSYALPVFCFGLLTLLAGFASLFCRSDLFVAPRQHAPTDRIFAGD; this is encoded by the coding sequence GTGAAGTACGGCAAAGGCAATGCCTCCCTTGGCTCCGATCCGTGGGGGGTGATGGTGGTTCTGTCCGTCATCGCCTTCCTCCTGATTGGTGGCATGCTGACGTCGCTCACCGTCTATATGTCCGTCATGCAGCCCCTTTTCCTCTGGGGCGAAGCTGAAATGGGCGCCGGGCCGGTGGCGCTGCTGCTCGGCATGAGCGCGGGCAATCTTTGCGCTGGCCGGACGATGCGGGCAGTCGGCGTCAGGAGGCTGTTCGCCTTTGGGGTTGGCATGGCGGTTTGCGGCTGGGTCACGGCAGGCTTCACCTGGACTTTGGCGTCCTTCATGGCGGCGATGGCGCTGGCGGGCTTGGGCGTCGGCATGGCCACGATCGTCCCCGGCATCGCGGTCATCTCGCAGAGCTTCCACCGGCACAGGGGGCTGGCCATTGCGCTCTTCATAGGCGGTTGTGCGCTTGCCAGTGCAACCATGCCGATGATCAGCGGGCGGCTGATCGCGGCATTGGGCTGGCGCGAGACATTCTGGACCATCGGCGCGGCGGCGGGCTTGATATGTACAGGGCTAGTGTATGTCCTTCCGTGCACCCGATGCGGCCCCTCCGATGGAGACGGTGCGGAGGACCTCGGCCTGACAAGAGAACAGGCCCTGAGGAAGCCCGGCTACTGGTTGCTGGCCATCGTTCTCACGATCAGCCAATTGTCCTTGAATGCCATTCTTTTCAACCTGATCGCCTATCTTCGGCACAGCGGCTTCGATCATGCGGACGCGGTCACCGTCTATAGCGTCGCCAATTTCATGAGCCTGCCGGGACTCCTGATCGGCGGGATGGCCTCCGACCGGATCAGCGCCCGCATCCTCCTGCCCGTCATCCTCGCCTTGCAGGCAGCAGGCACGCTAGCCTTGCTGGGGGCCGGCGGCGATCCTCTGTGGCAGGGCCGGACTGCGATCGCGCTTTTCATCATGCTCTGGGGTAGCGTGGCCGGTTTGCCGGCACAGGCGGGATCCATGCTGCTGACCGAAATGATCGGCCAGCGCGCCTATCCCGCGATGTTGGGGATCATCTTCACCATTAACGGCTTTGTCGGCGCACTGGCGCCGGTAGCGGTCGGGTGGGCCTTTGAGGCGAGCGGGAGCTATGCCTTACCGGTCTTCTGCTTTGGCTTGCTGACCCTGCTCGCGGGCTTCGCCTCGCTTTTCTGCCGCAGTGACCTGTTCGTGGCGCCAAGGCAGCACGCGCCAACTGACAGAATTTTCGCTGGAGATTGA
- a CDS encoding TetR/AcrR family transcriptional regulator, whose amino-acid sequence MTRGSIRPGGRTERVRQTVAATVLQFIKNGETEFTMQDVAEQAGIARSTLYARWPTREALIVEALTAHNATFRVKPRADWREHLHVIAIAFRDFSVRPDEIAINGLIAHLGSGFVNEETLRQWRAISEEMVGPLDVAQQEGKIRAEVNTLMVITTLFTSIAGLIVIAKDQPSDAYVRQLVDLLIAGCEARGDRDERGPIPVSVNS is encoded by the coding sequence ATGACGCGCGGCAGCATTCGCCCTGGTGGGCGCACGGAAAGGGTCAGGCAGACGGTTGCCGCCACCGTCTTGCAGTTCATCAAGAACGGCGAGACCGAGTTCACGATGCAGGACGTCGCGGAGCAGGCGGGCATTGCGCGCTCGACCCTTTACGCCCGCTGGCCGACGCGCGAAGCGTTGATCGTCGAAGCGCTGACGGCGCATAATGCGACCTTCCGGGTGAAGCCGCGTGCCGACTGGCGCGAGCATCTGCATGTCATTGCCATCGCCTTTCGCGACTTTTCGGTGCGCCCTGACGAAATCGCCATCAATGGCTTGATCGCCCATCTCGGCTCCGGCTTCGTGAATGAGGAAACGCTGCGCCAGTGGCGCGCGATCTCCGAAGAGATGGTCGGCCCGCTCGATGTCGCCCAACAAGAGGGAAAGATCCGTGCGGAAGTGAACACGCTGATGGTTATCACGACCCTGTTCACTTCGATCGCGGGCCTGATCGTGATCGCCAAGGACCAGCCGTCCGATGCCTATGTGCGTCAACTTGTCGACCTGCTGATTGCCGGTTGCGAAGCACGAGGGGACCGCGATGAGCGCGGCCCCATCCCGGTTAGCGTCAATAGCTGA
- a CDS encoding lmo0937 family membrane protein has protein sequence MLWTLLLILLVLWVLGAFVVPVGGGLIHLLLVVAAIVLIYQLVAGRRV, from the coding sequence ATGTTGTGGACACTGCTGCTCATTCTGCTCGTTCTTTGGGTGCTTGGTGCCTTCGTGGTGCCCGTTGGCGGCGGGTTGATCCATCTGCTCCTGGTTGTGGCGGCTATCGTGCTCATTTATCAATTGGTCGCGGGGCGTCGGGTCTAA
- a CDS encoding excalibur calcium-binding domain-containing protein, protein MAGQPGYGAHLDRDGDGVACEPYCGR, encoded by the coding sequence ATGGCTGGGCAACCTGGTTACGGGGCTCACCTGGATCGGGATGGAGATGGAGTTGCTTGTGAACCGTACTGCGGGCGGTGA
- a CDS encoding type II toxin-antitoxin system VapB family antitoxin, whose protein sequence is MRDIVADRLLRTLAKRHKIGLTEAVKLAVRHELAREDEAIPLDVRIKALRTEVLRRPSTGHAADKAL, encoded by the coding sequence ATCAGGGACATAGTAGCCGACCGCCTCTTACGGACGCTGGCGAAGCGGCACAAAATCGGCCTGACCGAGGCCGTAAAGCTTGCCGTCCGCCATGAACTTGCGCGGGAGGACGAAGCGATCCCGCTGGACGTTCGTATCAAGGCGCTACGCACCGAGGTGCTTCGGCGGCCGTCGACTGGGCATGCCGCGGACAAGGCTCTTTGA
- a CDS encoding TonB-dependent receptor, with protein sequence MMLRRLSRNLLLSGAALSAICGAARAAEAQAEKPVVQADAQLGTIVVTARRTRENLQETPVAVTALTGEMLDKLNIRDVVATAQFTPNLGISAQPASITAASIFIRGIGNASPSAVSEQGVGIYLDGVYIARSAGAIFDLVDLERIEVLRGPQGTLFGRNSVGGAIQLVSRKPTDDPGFEGKASYGTFDDWFARARFDTGLIGNMPIKATVSYMHRQKNGYFDNSLAPSSKDPGALNSDAVTAAVQGDFGKLTVNYGFDYNVREGAPTFFQVINATDDLRTYYGNSQALGGSAFQIGRKGLRRGEQQPAIDLNGNPSFSVKARVYGHALTLNYQLIPALAIKSITAHRAYRQDGANGLSGTGQLLGFTLSPLLFIDGTILPTGVQPVTPYDGYTTQRQRQFSQEVQLLGESGAFKYVGGAFYFHEKSSEANYQQLTFVLPGGDAGVNLSPLQAFHGKARSYAVFGQLSYSPSSNLELTGGARYTKDRKWLMLAGDVQPNLDGQVSYNNFSWLISANYKLRQDLMTYARVSSGYRAGGINPSASEINIFAPEKAISYEAGVKAEWFDRRLRTNLSAFYVDYKNLQIPQFLAGTGGATSTIANAGRVAYRGVEAELTAIPVPGLTIDGSVGYTSPKYKSYLYRNPVSDAVINVASEARMSQTAKLNTHAGAQYEHELAIGTLSLRADYSYRSTVYWFTLDRINPFNRDIRSRPDHNLRARISLSDVAVGGGKLDLGFWGDNLTNDRNIDFGIDFGSLGYGSASFKKKRTFGVDAKLSY encoded by the coding sequence ATGATGTTACGGCGTTTATCACGCAATCTGTTGCTTTCTGGCGCGGCGTTGAGCGCGATTTGCGGCGCGGCCCGGGCGGCGGAAGCGCAGGCGGAAAAGCCGGTGGTTCAGGCCGATGCTCAACTCGGCACCATTGTCGTGACTGCCCGCCGGACACGCGAAAATCTTCAGGAAACACCGGTGGCCGTGACCGCCCTGACCGGCGAAATGCTAGACAAGCTTAATATCCGCGATGTGGTGGCGACGGCACAATTCACCCCGAATCTCGGCATCAGTGCGCAGCCCGCGTCGATTACCGCCGCGTCGATATTTATTCGCGGCATCGGCAACGCATCGCCCAGTGCAGTGTCGGAACAGGGCGTCGGCATCTATCTTGATGGCGTCTATATTGCGCGATCGGCCGGGGCGATCTTTGACCTGGTCGATCTGGAGCGCATCGAAGTGCTGCGCGGCCCCCAGGGCACGCTGTTCGGGCGCAACAGTGTGGGCGGCGCGATCCAACTCGTCAGCCGCAAGCCCACCGACGATCCGGGCTTCGAGGGGAAAGCGAGTTATGGCACGTTCGACGACTGGTTCGCCCGCGCGCGGTTCGATACCGGCCTAATCGGCAACATGCCGATCAAAGCTACGGTCTCCTACATGCATCGGCAGAAAAACGGCTATTTCGACAATAGTCTGGCTCCCTCAAGCAAAGATCCCGGCGCACTCAACAGTGATGCCGTCACCGCTGCTGTCCAGGGTGATTTCGGCAAGCTAACCGTCAACTACGGTTTCGACTATAATGTCCGTGAAGGTGCTCCGACGTTCTTCCAGGTCATCAACGCAACGGATGATCTTCGTACCTATTATGGAAATTCGCAGGCTCTTGGCGGCTCAGCATTTCAGATCGGTCGAAAAGGACTGCGCCGGGGTGAACAACAACCGGCCATCGACCTAAACGGCAACCCGAGCTTCAGCGTCAAGGCGAGGGTTTACGGCCATGCCCTGACGCTCAATTATCAGCTTATCCCCGCGCTCGCGATCAAATCGATCACGGCCCATCGCGCCTATCGCCAGGATGGCGCCAACGGCCTGTCGGGCACCGGGCAGTTGCTGGGCTTCACCTTAAGCCCGCTGCTGTTCATCGACGGCACCATCCTGCCTACCGGGGTCCAGCCGGTGACGCCCTATGACGGCTACACTACGCAGCGTCAGCGTCAGTTTTCTCAGGAAGTGCAGTTGCTGGGTGAATCGGGGGCGTTCAAATATGTCGGTGGCGCCTTTTATTTTCATGAAAAGTCGTCCGAAGCCAATTATCAACAGTTGACCTTCGTGCTTCCCGGTGGCGATGCGGGTGTAAATCTTTCGCCACTACAGGCCTTTCATGGCAAGGCACGTTCCTATGCCGTTTTCGGCCAGCTCAGCTATTCGCCAAGCAGCAATTTGGAACTGACCGGCGGCGCCCGTTATACAAAGGACAGGAAATGGCTGATGCTTGCCGGTGATGTGCAACCCAACCTCGACGGACAGGTATCCTATAACAACTTCTCTTGGTTGATTTCCGCCAATTACAAGCTGCGTCAGGACTTGATGACCTATGCCCGCGTGTCGAGCGGTTACCGCGCTGGGGGCATCAATCCGTCCGCCTCGGAGATCAACATCTTCGCGCCGGAAAAGGCCATATCCTATGAAGCCGGCGTGAAGGCCGAATGGTTTGATCGCCGCCTGCGCACCAATCTTTCGGCCTTCTATGTGGATTATAAAAATCTGCAGATCCCGCAATTTCTGGCGGGCACCGGCGGGGCGACATCGACTATCGCCAATGCAGGCCGAGTCGCCTATCGCGGGGTGGAAGCCGAACTCACCGCCATCCCTGTCCCTGGCCTGACGATCGACGGTTCGGTTGGCTATACCTCACCCAAATATAAGAGCTATCTCTACCGTAATCCCGTTTCGGACGCGGTGATCAATGTCGCGTCTGAAGCACGCATGTCGCAGACCGCCAAATTGAACACGCATGCGGGCGCGCAATATGAACATGAATTGGCCATCGGTACCTTGTCGCTGCGCGCCGACTATTCCTATCGCAGCACCGTCTATTGGTTCACGCTGGACCGGATCAATCCCTTCAATCGCGATATCCGCTCACGCCCGGACCATAATCTGCGCGCCCGCATCTCGCTGAGCGATGTCGCAGTCGGCGGCGGCAAGCTGGACCTGGGCTTCTGGGGCGACAATCTGACCAACGACCGCAATATCGATTTCGGTATCGACTTCGGCAGTCTTGGCTATGGCAGCGCCTCCTTTAAGAAGAAGCGCACTTTCGGCGTAGACGCAAAGCTCAGCTATTGA
- a CDS encoding NAD(P)/FAD-dependent oxidoreductase: protein MQNRAVFERGEIPISASGWTKPQGLAPNWPALTETVSTDVAVIGAGLAGSSLALHLAEAGISVTVLEARQPGWGASGRNAGHVLPILRDMRVFRRFSDEGRRFLDLFREHHTIPFDLATRYAIDCDAVRSGYINGMKTRRTFKGFLREFSYLEDYGLQKLVRMSGNDMKARIGSAAYPYGVLFEDGGRINPYLFTNGMVAVAARLGARIHGDSEALALERAGERWRIRTRTGSVLAERIVFCTNAYPTGVEPTFRKAFYPLTAYALTTRPLPAGALDHILPGGGTFAQAPIDLNPMVRDRHGRLILSSIPRVGGAHDASWHFQSQLRWLHRIWPGTRGMRIEMEDYWTGRVALRKAQFPGVFELGKGIFGLMYFNAWGNVMAPLMGKILASGLARDDIASLPFPVERPEPVSFNRKYEVLIRHILIPAARTAQRWGFL, encoded by the coding sequence ATGCAGAACAGAGCCGTCTTCGAACGGGGCGAGATTCCGATATCCGCCAGTGGCTGGACCAAGCCGCAAGGTCTCGCGCCCAACTGGCCCGCGCTGACGGAAACGGTTTCCACCGATGTCGCTGTCATCGGCGCTGGCCTTGCAGGGTCATCCCTCGCGCTGCATCTGGCGGAAGCGGGTATTTCAGTCACCGTGCTGGAGGCACGCCAGCCCGGCTGGGGAGCATCGGGCCGCAACGCAGGGCACGTCCTTCCGATCCTGCGCGACATGCGCGTGTTCCGTCGTTTTTCGGACGAGGGCCGGCGATTTCTGGACCTATTCCGCGAACATCACACCATCCCCTTCGATCTGGCTACCCGCTACGCGATCGACTGCGATGCCGTCCGCTCCGGATATATCAACGGGATGAAGACCCGGCGGACCTTTAAAGGATTTCTGCGGGAATTTTCCTATCTGGAAGACTATGGCCTGCAAAAGCTGGTCCGCATGTCAGGGAATGACATGAAGGCCCGTATCGGATCGGCCGCCTATCCTTACGGCGTGCTGTTCGAAGATGGCGGCCGTATCAATCCCTATCTCTTCACCAATGGCATGGTTGCAGTAGCCGCGCGGCTCGGGGCGCGTATTCATGGCGATAGCGAGGCGCTGGCGCTGGAGCGGGCCGGCGAGCGCTGGCGCATCCGCACGCGGACCGGCAGCGTGCTGGCGGAGCGCATCGTGTTCTGCACCAATGCCTATCCAACAGGGGTCGAACCCACGTTCCGAAAAGCTTTTTATCCGCTGACCGCCTATGCCCTCACCACCAGGCCGCTACCGGCAGGGGCGCTTGACCATATTCTCCCGGGCGGCGGCACTTTCGCGCAGGCGCCGATCGATCTCAATCCGATGGTTCGTGATCGCCATGGCCGGCTCATCCTCTCATCGATCCCGCGGGTCGGCGGCGCGCATGATGCGTCATGGCATTTTCAGTCACAGTTGCGCTGGCTGCATCGCATCTGGCCGGGAACGCGCGGCATGAGGATCGAGATGGAGGATTATTGGACGGGCCGGGTTGCCTTGCGGAAGGCGCAGTTCCCCGGCGTGTTTGAGCTTGGCAAAGGCATTTTCGGGCTGATGTATTTCAACGCCTGGGGCAATGTCATGGCGCCCCTGATGGGCAAGATTCTTGCCAGCGGACTGGCGCGCGACGACATAGCGAGCCTGCCCTTCCCGGTCGAGCGGCCCGAGCCAGTGTCGTTCAACCGCAAATATGAGGTGCTGATTCGCCACATTTTGATCCCGGCTGCGCGGACGGCGCAACGATGGGGGTTTCTCTAG
- a CDS encoding DUF6771 family protein, translating to MDENMTAMILRVIERAPQWLRHDLESKDDSVRRRAEETLAAMIADALDNGSAAEAD from the coding sequence ATGGATGAGAATATGACCGCGATGATTCTGCGCGTTATCGAGCGCGCCCCGCAATGGCTGCGCCATGATCTAGAATCGAAAGATGACAGCGTGCGCCGGCGCGCTGAAGAGACCTTGGCAGCTATGATCGCTGACGCGCTTGATAACGGCTCTGCCGCAGAAGCTGACTGA